A genome region from Populus alba chromosome 3, ASM523922v2, whole genome shotgun sequence includes the following:
- the LOC118036864 gene encoding large ribosomal subunit protein P3z, translating into MGVFTFVCRSSSNEWSAKQISDGNIEASASSTFELQRKLVQSALSADSSGAVQSSFSYVTPSSAVFQVVIGGSTGGAFFGGGGGGGAVAAPAGGATSAAEAPAAEEKKKEEEPESDDDMGFSLFD; encoded by the exons ATGGGAGTTTTCACATTCGTTTGCAGGAGCTCCAGTAACGAGTGGAGCGCCAAGCAGATCTCAGACGGCAATATCGAGGCTTCCGCCTCCTCCACCTTCGAATTGCAAAGGAAACTCGTCCAGTCCGCTCTCTCCGCTGATTCATCAGGCGCCGTCCAGTCCTCTTTCTCATACGTCACTCCTTCCTCCGCTGTTTTCCAG GTGGTCATTGGTGGGAGCACCGGTGGTGCCTtctttggtggtggtggtggtggtggtgcagTAGCAGCTCCAGCAGGAGGTGCAACATCTGCAGCTGAAGCACCTGCTGctgaggaaaaaaagaaggaagaggaGCCTGAGAGTGATGATGATATGGGGTTCTCTCTTTTTGATTAA
- the LOC118036861 gene encoding serine/threonine-protein kinase-like protein At5g23170: MDVFDYQQLVKATGSFSPSRLLGKGSHGSIYKGILEENKLVAIKKSSSLGADHVSADNTKKLENEISVLSSLRGSPYIINFLGASHYRHNSNCKEKNRVLVMEFMPNGSLHDLLHVDASPPPWPKRVEIAIQIARAVQFLHEGKPLVIHREIKSANILFDINWKAKLADFGLSVLLLADSSSHDHVTQPAGTIGYLDPSYTTPSKLSTKIDVFSYGVVLLEIISCQKVIDVSRSPSSIVEWAVPLIEEQRSMEICDTRIALPTFMEGTIKHLLYVAARCVSCKEENRPSFTEIVKGMDKNCLVERVQMLSWTSLMRSVILTRRPRELAEQWQQTNCDDTSCDISEGKAYLWEILADITTLK, from the coding sequence ATGGATGTGTTTGACTATCAACAACTTGTAAAGGCAACTGGGAGTTTCTCTCCTTCAAGACTTTTAGGCAAAGGAAGCCATGGATCGATCTACAAAGGCATACTTGAAGAAAATAAGCTTGTTGCAATCAAGAAATCATCATCTCTTGGTGCTGATCATGTCTCTGCTGACAACACCAAGAAACTCGAGAACGAAATATCTGTGCTATCTTCCCTACGTGGAAGTCCATATATCATCAATTTTCTTGGAGCGAGTCATTATCGTCACAACTCAAATTGCAAGGAGAAGAACAGGGTTTTGGTTATGGAGTTTATGCCTAATGGTTCTCTCCATGACCTGCTCCATGTTGATGCGAGTCCACCACCATGGCCTAAACGTGTAGAAATCGCGATTCAAATTGCAAGGGCAGTCCAATTCCTTCATGAGGGCAAGCCTTTGGTTATTCATAGAGAGATCAAATCTGCTAATATTTTGTTTGACATAAATTGGAAGGCTAAGTTGGCAGATTTCGGACTCTCAGTGTTGTTGCTAGCAGACTCATCAAGTCATGATCATGTAACCCAACCGGCTGGCACTATTGGGTACTTGGACCCTTCTTACACCACTCCAAGCAAACTAAGCACTAAGATTGATGTCTTCAGCTATGGAGTTGTTTTGTTAGAGATCATTAGTTGTCAGAAAGTGATTGATGTCTCGAGGTCGCCATCTTCAATTGTTGAGTGGGCAGTGCCATTGATTGAAGAGCAAAGATCGATGGAGATATGCGACACAAGAATTGCACTGCCAACATTCATGGAGGGCACGATTAAGCACTTGTTATATGTGGCAGCACGTTGTGTGTCTTGCAAGGAAGAAAATCGTCCATCCTTTACTGAAATTGTTAAGGGGATGGATAAGAATTGTTTGGTTGAAAGAGTACAAATGCTCAGTTGGACAAGTCTCATGAGGAGCGTGATACTAACGAGAAGGCCAAGAGAATTGGCTGAGCAATGGCAGCAGACAAATTGTGATGATACAAGCTGTGACATTTCTGAAGGGAAGGCATATTTATGGGAGATATTGGCTGATATTACTACACTCAAATAA
- the LOC118036857 gene encoding LOW QUALITY PROTEIN: zinc finger transcription factor YY1-like (The sequence of the model RefSeq protein was modified relative to this genomic sequence to represent the inferred CDS: deleted 1 base in 1 codon) produces the protein MEAHHHHQFTHNIFERRPIIKSKTPAVKWFKEWVPQDVVATGGKCSLFKWVAENQLNVLKEKAKEPPAPEPEPEPTTEVLFLCSFEGCGKTFIDAGALRKHSHIHGERQYICHYEGCGKKFLDSSKLKRHFLIHTGERDFVCPHEGCGKAFSLDFNLRSHMKTHSQENYHICPYSECGKRYAHEYKLKNHIASHHEKNPTLDVVRYATPPERILKNPKPPSGVYGSASSDRPYICPYEGCEKDYIHEYKLKLHLRREHPDHMADENAENANSNADNEMDEASDQDAYGGKRVNGKSQKHSRTKPNLKTPPVKIRQRKGSSSSPATLNVVKKPWPVKDDIYEEDSEETEEEDHDNAEDGWRYGGNEDDDEETEDED, from the exons ATGGAGGCTCATCACCATCATCAGTTCACTCACAATATATTCGAGAGACGCCCCATTATCAAATCAAAGACTCCTGCTGTTAAATGGTTCAAAGAATG GGTGCCTCAAGATGTGGTGGCAACAGGTGGAAAGTGTTCTCTTTTCAAATGGGTAGCAG AGAATCAATTGAATGTCTtgaaagaaaaggcaaaagagcccccGGCACCGGAGCCAGAACCAGAGCCTACTACTGAAGTTCTTTTCCTTTGCAGTTTTGAAGGGTGTGGAAAGACCTTTATCGATGCAGGCGCTTTGAGGAAGCATTCTCATATCCATGGAGAGAGACAATATATTTGTCACTATGAGGGATGTGGAAAG AAATTTTTAGATAGTTCCAAGTTGAAAAGACACTTCTTAATTCATACTGGTGAAAGAGATTTTGTATGTCCTCATGAAGGCTGTGGTAAG GCATTCTCCTTGGACTTCAACTTGAGATCTCACATGAAAACACATTCACAAGAA AACTATCATATCTGTCCTTACTCAGAATGTGGAAAGAGATATGCTCATGAATACAAGCTGAAGAACCACATCGCATCTCATCATGAAAAG AATCCGACACTGGACGTGGTGAGATATGCTACACCTCCAGAGAGGATACTGAAAAATCCCAAGCCTCCTTCTGGGGTTTATGGCTCTGCTTCATCAGATAGACCATACATTTGCCCTTATGAAGGGTGTGAAAAGGACTACATCCATGAATACAAGCTCAAACTTCATCTAAGAAGAGAGCATCCTGACCACATGGCAGATGAGAATGCTGAGAATGCAAATTCTAATGCTGATAATGAGATGGATGAAGCCAGTGATCAAGATGCATATGGTGGAAAGCGTGTGAATGGGAAAAGTCAGAAACACAGCAGGACCAAGCCAAACTTGAAGACGCCTCCTGTAAAAATCAGACAACGGAAAGGTTCAAGTTCATCCCCTGCCACATTAAATGTAGTGAAAAAACCTTGGCCAGTTAAGGATGACATTTATGAAGAAGACAGTGAAGAAACCGAGGAAGAGGATCACGACAATGCAGAGGATGGATGGAGGTATGGAGGGAACGAGGACGATGACGAAGAGACAGAGGATGAAGACTAG